In Thermodesulfobacteriota bacterium, the genomic stretch CATAGTTGCAGGCCTGGTCGCGATAACGCCCGCAGCCGGCTTCGTGGGCCCGGTATCGTCGATATTTATCGGGCTTGCAGCCGGTGCGGTCTGTTATCTCGCGGTTACGCGGCTCAAGCCGCTCCTCGGATATGACGACTCGCTCGACGCCTTCGGCATCCACGGCGTCGGCGGCGTCTGGGGCGCTATCGCGACCGGCCTCTTTGCCTCGACCGCGGTGAATGCGGCCGGAGCTGACGGCCTTTTCTTCGGAGGGGCTGGGGCCGGGCTCCTTCTTAAACAGCTCATAGCGGTCGGCGCGAGCGCGGCCTACGCCTTTGTCCTCACATTCATAATCCTCAAGGCGCTCGACTGGGCGATCGGCCTCAGGGTCGCGGAAGAGGACGAGGTGCAGGGGCTCGATATCACCCAGCACAGCGAGAGCGGATATTCGCTTTAGGGGCGCGGCTAAGCCTTCAGCCGTGGTTACGGGCCCTGGATATGAGCGCCGATATCGATGCCGCCTTGGCCTTTATGCTCGGCGCAAGGAGTATGTCGGATATAAGCGCGGCTGAACAGGCGCCGGATTCCAGGACAGATACTATCGTTTCCCCTGTTATGCCGCCGATTGCGACCACCGGTATGTGCACGCTCGCGGAGACCTCCTTGAGCCCCGATAATCCCTTCGGCGTGTCCGCGTCTGTTTTAGTCCTTGTGGGGAATATGGGGCCGAACGAGATGTAGTCCGCTCCTCCGGCCTCGGCCTTTTTCGCCTCTTCGCGGTTGTGGGTGGATACGCCTATTACCGAAGAGGGGAGGAGCCTCCTTGCGTCCTTCAGCGGTATGTCGTCCTGGCCGAGGTGCACCCCTTCGGCAGAGGCCATGAGGGCTATGTCGATCCTGTCGTTTACGATGAAGATGGCCCTTCCCGCAAGGGCCTTCCTCATCTCCAGCGCCGCCCTGAGCATGGCGCCGCTCGTTTCCCCCTTTGCCCGGAGCTGCACGATCCTTGCGCCGCCAGAGGCGAGCTCGTCAGCGCATTCGCCCGCCCTTTCAAGGCTCACGTAGGCCGAATCGACAATGGCGTACAGGCCCGAGATGAACGTGGGATGAGAGTTCTTCATCCTTTGAGCTTCCCCATGCTTATATCGAGCTCCCGTATCTTCTTCCGAAGGGTGTTCCTGTTTATGCCGAGCATCTCCGCGGCCTGCACCTGGTTGCCCCTGGTCTTCTCCAGCACAAGCTTTATGAGGGGCCTTTCCATGTACGGCATGATGAAGGAGTAGAGCTCCTGCCTTGAGCGGTGGTCCGTCTTGTCGATGATGGGCCTCAGGCGCGCGGCAATCATGTCCTCGATGGACTCTTCCCTCCTTGCCCGCTTCTCCGGGAGGGCAAGGTCTTCGTCCTTGATGCTGACGCTCCGCGACATCAGGACGGCCCGCCTTACGGTGTTCTCAAGCTCACGGACGTTCCCGGGCCACTGGTAGGCCTCGAGCGCCTCGAGGGCGGATCCGTCGAACGACCTCGGCCCGCAGTTGAATTCCCTGCTGAACTTCTCGAGGAAGTGCTGCGAAAGCACCGCGACGTCTCCCCTCCGGTCGCGTAGCGGCGGAAGAGTAAGCGTTATGCCGTTGAGCCTGAACAGGAGGTCCTCCCTGAAGCCCCCCCCGGCAACGGCCTTTTCAAGGTCCTGGTTGGTGGCCGCTATTATCCGGACATCCACGCGCACCGGCTCCCTGCCGCCAACGCGGTAGAACTCCCTCTCCTGTATGACGCGCAGAAGCCGCGCCTGCAGGTCCGGGCTCATGTCGCCTACCTCGTCGAGAAAAAGGGTGCCTTTGTCGGCAAGCTCGAACTTCCCTTTTTTCGATTCGACAGCGCCGGTAAAGGCACCCTTTTCGAAGCCGAAGAGCTCGCTCTCCATGAGGTCCCTGGGCACTGCCGCGGTGTTTACGGCAACGAAGGGGCCCTCGGCCCTCGGGCTGTTCACGTGGATGAGCCGCGCAAGCAGCTCCTTGCCCGTGCCGCTCTCGCCGAGGACGAGGACGGTAACGTCCCTCGCGGCGACCTTCCCGGCCTTCTTGAAGACCTCCTCCACGGCCTTGCTCTTCCCGATGAAGACGGTCTCGTCCGAGAGCTTCTGGAGGAGCCTTTCCTTCAGGGTAGAGACCTTTTCCTTGAGCCTCGAGTTCTCGATTGCCCGCTCGACAGTGAGCTCCACCTCGGCGAGGTCAAAGGGCTTGGTTATGTAGTCGAAGGCGCCGAGCTTCATGGCCTCGAGAGTGTTCTTCATGCTCGGCTCGGCGGTCATTATGATGAAGGAAGCGCCGAGGCCGGCTTCCCGCGCCTCTGTAAGGAGCTTCAAGCCGTCCTTGCCCGGCATGTTTATGTCAAGGAGGGCGAGAGAGACCTCCTGCCCCGAAAGTATCTTCCAGGCCTCGCCGCCGTCCGAGGCCCTGACCACATCAAGCCCCTTCTCCCTGAGAAACCTCTCCAGCACCCATAATACGCTCTCGTCGTCGTCCGCAACGAGCACCCTTTCCGCGCTCATCCCGCCCCCCTGTCCTCTACCGGGAGATAGACAAGGACCGAGGTGCCTTCTCCCTGCTCTGAAGCTATCTTCAAGTGACCGCCGTGCTCTTTGATTATTTTAAGGGTGATTGCCATGCCGAGGCCGCTCCCCCTGGGCTTTGTGCTGAAAAAGGGCGTAAAGACGTTTTCAAGGTCTTCGGGCTTTATCCCGCACCCGGTGTCCCGGACCTCTACGGATACCATGCGGCCCGTGCCGCCCTCGCCCATGTGGAATTCGGTTATGGCCCTTGTAGAGACGCTCACGATGCCGCTCTCCGAGACGGCCTCGATCGCGTTCTTTACCAGGTTGAGGAAGACCTGCTTGAGCTGCCCCTCGTCCCCGGCGACCTCCGGGATGCTCGGGTCGTAGCTCTTTACGAAGGCGCAGCGCCCTGCCCCCTCTCCGAGGAGGAGGACCACGGAGTCGAGCACCTGGTGTATGTTGACCGGCTTTTTAACGAGCCTGGCGGGCCTTGCGAAGTCGAGCATCTCGTTAAGTATGCCGTTCAGGCGGTCGGCCTCTTTTATGATCACTTCCATGTATTCGTTGAGGCCCTTGTCAGGGGCCTTCCTCGAGAGGAGCTGGGCGGCGCCCCTTATTCCGCTAAGCGGGTTTCTTATCTCGTGCGCGAGGTTTGCGGCGAAGGCGCCTATGTACGCGAGCCGCTCCTTCCGGAGGGCGCTCGTTTCGAGGGGCTTTATGCCCGAGAGGTCTTTCAATAACGCAACGGCCCCCCTCAGGCCGCCTTCGGGGTCGAAGACGAGGCTTGTGGTCACGCTCACCGGCAAGGCGTCGCCTGTGATCCTCCTCCAGAGCTTCTCTTCGTACTCGGCGAAGATGCGACCCTTGGCCAATGTTTCCCGGAGCATCTCGGCTATGCGCGGGTTCCGCTTTAAGCATGCGTCAAGCGGCTTGCCGAGCACAAAGGAACGCGAAAGCTCGGTCATCTTTTCAGCCGATTGGTTGAAGACGCAGACTTCCATGTCCGGGCCGACGGCGATCACGCCCTCGGCCAGGCTTTCGAGTATGTCTTCCAGGGAAAGCTGGGATGGGTGGGTAGTCATGCGCACTCTGCCTATTTATTAGGCAATGATAGCAGGGCCGCTCTATAAACGCAACGGAAAACAAGGGGATAGGGAATGGGACCCGGAGAAATGCAATAGTGATTGTTTTCTGTTCCTCCCGAAAGCATAATGTCTCCATGCGCGAGATGTCCGCAGGAATAATCATAAAGGACAAGAAGGTGCTCCTCGTACATAACGTGAAGCACGGGCTGAGGGTCGAGCCTCCGGGCGGAAAAAAACTGTCAGACGAGGGCTGGGAGGAATCGGTCACGAGGGAGATACGGGAAGAGCTCGGGGCGGAGGTGCGGGTCACAGGGCTGTTCGGCGAATACAGGACCCATTCGCCCGAGGGGGATTTCATTGTCAGGATGTATTTCTGCGAAATAGTTTCCGGAGTACCCAGGATAATGGAGCCGGAAAAAATACCCTCATTCGGGTGGTATTCCCTTGAAGACCTGAAAAGGCTCTCAAGCGAGGGCACGCTCGTCCCTAACATGCGTCTTGCCCTGGACGATTTTGAGGGCCTCTTGTCCGGGAAATAAAAAAGCCCCGCCTTGAAGGCGGGGCTTTTTTTATGAGCTGGGTGTTGAAAAAACACCCCGCTAATCAATCAACGGATGGACTGCAAAACTGCGAAGACCATCCAGGTCGAGCAATTTGCGAGGCTTGGACTAGATTCTCCGAGGCGCTCGCCAAGCAACGCGCGGAAAGGACCCGAGGCCCCTTTCCGCCTGTTTGCCTGTGGTTCCAATCTGCCCGGGAGCCCGGCTTTTTGCCAGGCCCTGAACCGGCCTGCGTCAGTAGGACTGGCCGGTCTGCCCGGCGTCGCCGCTCATGGTGCCGCCGGCAGCGCCGCCGCCCGTGGTTCCGCCGTCCATTGCACCCTCACCGCCCGGCATACCTGCAAGCTGCGAATCCACGCTCGCGCGTATGTCGCTGCCGAGGTCGGCAGGGTCGGCCACCTCGCCCTCGCGGGCCTGCACCTGGTCGCGGAGCGTCTGTGAGACCATGTCATGGGCGTCGGTATCAGAGAGCCCCCTCTGCATGGCGCTGCTCATGCTGGCGAGAACGTCCCTAAGGCAAGGGCCGGTGCAGTCGTTGTCAACGGCCGTCTTGGCCAGGTCAGATACGGCCTGGGGGTCCGCGTCGTGCTGGGCGAACTCGTTAAGCTGGGGCTCTATTGCGTCGATGTCGGCCTGGGAGAGATCGGTGTTTTCCTGTATCTGCGTCTTGAACTTCTCTACGTCCGCTCCGGCGCCGGTCCTCTCGCCGGCAGCGTAGGCGGAAGGTGCGGCAACGGCTAATACCAAGCCAAAAGCTGCAGCCAGTCGGAAGAAATTGCTTTTCCTCATTTCTGCCCCCCTCTTTTTAAAGTTGCTGGTTTTTATGCCGCATATAAAAAAGTATATACCAGCATCGGAGGGCGTCAAGGGAGGGCTTACGGATTGCCGCGTTTTTCCTTTTCTTCCATGCTGTCGTAGCCGTAAAAAAGGAAGTATACCAGTACCCCGGCCAGGGTTATGAACATGAATATGCCGTTTGAGGTGGCATACCAGAGGACCCCGCCCGCGATTCCAACTATGAAACCAATCCAGTTCAGGGTCTTTACCGTGCCCGGGTCCATCTTCTTCACCAACCGGTCGGCGTACTTGTAGACGAGTATCATGGCGACTACCACGCCTACCGTTATCATGAAGCCGGTTATGGACATAAGCAGCCTTTCGTCATTTAAAAAGCGCCTTGAGACCCTTCTTATAAGGGGCCCGCACGACGCCCTTCTCGGTTATTATGCCGGTTACGAGCCTTGCGGGCGTGACGTCGAATGCGGGGTTTCTTACGCCCACGCCCTTCGGGGCTATCCGCCTCTTCTGTATGTGCGTTACCTCCGAAGGGTCCCTCTCCTCGATGGGGATGAGGTCGCCGTGCGGGGTCTTCAGGTCGATGGTAGAGAGCGGGGCCGCCACATAGAACGGGATGCCGTGCTCCCTCGCGAGCACCGCGACCGTGTAAGTGCCTATCTTGTTGGCAACGTCCCCGTTCGCGGCTATCCTGTCCGCGCCGACCACGACCGAGCCTATGAGCCCTTTTTGCATCATGTAGCCGGCCATGTTGTCGGTTATCAGGGTCACGTCTATCCCGTCCTTCTTTAGCTCCCATGCGGTAAGCCTTGCGCCCTGCAGGAAAGGCCTGGTCTCGTCCGCATATACCTTTATCTTTTTCTTCTGCTCGATAGCGCCCCTTATGACGCCGAGAGCGGTCCCGTACCCGGCGGTCGCAAGCGCCCCTGCATTGCAATGAGTAAGGACGGCGGAGCCGCTCTTTAGAAGCCTCCCCCCGTGCTTGCCGATAAGTCGGTTTATCTCGATATCCTCCCTGTGCATCGTCAAGGCCTCCTTGACGAGCCTCTTCTTGAGTGCCGGCACATCCAGGCCCGGGGAGGATTCCACGACCCCCCTCATCCGCTCTATCGCCCAGAAGAGGTTCACGGCCGTGGGCCGGGCCGAGGCGATCAGCCCGGTTGCCTTGTCGAACTCCTTCCTGAAGGCCTTCATTCCCCCGGCCTTTATCCCGAGGGCGCCGAGGGCCGCGCCCATTGCCGCGGCAACGCCTATTGCCGGGGCGCCCCGGACCACCATGTCCTTTATGGCCCCGGCAACGTCCTTGTGCGAGCGGTATCTCCTGTAAACTTCTTTTTCGGGAAGGAGCCGCTGGTCTATCATCACAACGGAATTGTCCTTCCACTCCACTGTCTTGAACATCGCATTCTCCTATCAGGCTGCTCAAAAAGTCCATCTGCTTCGTTGTCTTCGTCGCTCGTCACTGCGGCGTATACAAAAAATACGCCTCATTCCTCGCTTCTCGACGCCTCGCATCTGGAGCTTTTTGAGCAGCCTGAATGTGGTTTGAGTTTTTCAGCTAACTGCCATATCAAAAGGCGGGGACAGCGCTTCCGAGGACTGTCTCGTCAAATGGCTGCACCTGTACGGTCTCTCCGGCCCTGAACCCCTCCCCGCCCTCCGGGACTATGATAAAGGAGTTTGCCCTGACCATGGTGGATATCATGCCCGAGCCCTGGCCGTCAAGCGGGGTGGCGGCAAAGCCTTTTTCCTCGAGAAAGAGCTCGGCCCTTATGAAGTTCATCCTGCCGGGCTTGATCTTCAGGTCTTTCGTAATGCGCGCCTTGATCGCCCGCCTGAAAAGGTCCTTCCTTCCGGACATCTTGAGAAGAGATGGCCTCACAAACTGCTCGAAAGCCACCATCGACGAGACCGGGTTCCCGGGGAGCCCGAAGGCGGGCTTTCCGCCGATAACGCCGAAGGCGAGGGGCTTTCCAGGCTTCATGGCCACCTTCCAGAATATCATCGACGAGCCCATCTCCTTCAAGACGTCCTTTACGAAGTCGTAATCGCCGACCGAGACGCCGCCCGAGGACACGATGCAGTCCGAAGACATCGCGGCCTCGAGCCTTTCGCGAAGGCTCTCCCTCGTGTCCCGCGCTATCCCGAGCTGGACCGGCGCCGCACCTGCGGCCTTTACGAGCGCCGAGAGTGCGTAGCCGTTGCTGTTCGTTATCTTCCCGAAGCCCGGAGCCTCGAATATGTCCGAGAGCTCGTCGCCCGTCGATATGACGGCCACGCGGGGCCTTTTGTGAACGAAGACGAATGGCACGCCGACCGTGGCGAGCATACTCACCTCCGAGGGGCGGATGAGCGCGCCTCTCCCAATGACGGTCTCGCCCGCCTTGAAGTCCTCGCCCTGGCGCCTTATGTTATCGCCGGGCCGGGCCTGGGCCTTTACGAGTACGTACCCTTCGCCCGGCTCGGTCCTCTCGACCATTATTACCGAGTCCGCGCCCTGAGGCACGGGCGCGCCGGTCATTATGCGGACAGCGGACCCTCCCGCGACCGGCTCCCCGGGCGTCTGGCCCGCCGGAAGGTCGTAGAGCACCTTGAGCCTGACGGGCTTTTCCGGCGAAGCGCCGGAGGTGTCGGCAGCGCGTAGCGCGTAGCCGTCCATGGCGGAGTTGTCCCACGGGGGATTTCCGCCCCTGGCCTTTATGTCCTCCCCGAGCACCCTGCCGAGCGCCTCCTCAACAGGGACGCTCTCTACACCGAGCGGCCTTATTTCCCTGAGTATGGTCTCGAGGGCTTCTCTTACGGAGATCATGACATACCCTTTCAAGGCAACTCTCAAAAATTGATCTTTTCCCCGGACTCTTTGTCATGCCTGGAATAAAAATGCTCGCATATTGCCATATATGCTCCGCTTTTTATTCCCGGCCTTTTATTGCGGGAAGATCTGCAATTTTTAGAGGTTGCCTCAATTTAATCATAGCAGGGTGTTGAAAAACACCCTGCTATGCAATCCACGGATGGATTGCCAAATTGCGAAGACTATCCAAGTCGAGCAATTTGTGAGGCTTGGACGTATTCATTCCGGCCAAGCCGTAGTTGAAAAAATCCAGGAAGGACTTTTTCAACATCCTGATAGTGTAAAACATATCACCATAAGGCTTGCGTGTAAATGGGTAAGAAGATACAGAAGGGCCAGGGAGAGACACACTGCTCGAAGGCAGATCAAAAAGAGCTTTAACGCGCTGCCGCGCTTTTTGGGCATGAGGCTCCCCTCCATCCTCCGGGCTCGGCTCTTATGTCGCTCGGCCTTTGCCCTCGCTCCTGCTGCCCCGCCTCGCCCGTCCCTCCTCCATCCCTATGTCCGCTCCGCCTTATGCCCGGGGTTGTTTTAAATGCAAAAACAAAAGTGCTGTGAGATTTTTTATCTTTAACAAACCCCGGAGGGTAAGGCGAGCGCTGCATAAAGGAGGAAGAGCGTGAACGGGCCGGGAAAGCAGAACTAGGCCCTTCCCCTTCGTTTCACTCGCTCAGGGTAAACTCCGCGACTTCAGGGGCCCGTTGGAGATTACCGGCATTCCGCCGGGAATCTCCAACGCAAGAGGAAGATTTCCGTATTTACATCCGCTCGCTCGACCCAGAAAAAACTCCTGGGTCTCTGCTCTGGTTTTGTGTGTTCACGGGGTGGGGGAGGGGCTGGCAAGCGAGCCTTACCCCCGGACCGCGCGGAAGCGCGGAAAAGGTCTTTCGTTTCGCGTGAAAAAAAATCGCATCGCGTCAAAACGGTCTAGAAGAAGGGAATCGGATTAAGAGCTGAATGGGAAGGGTTCGTTTCAGTCAAAAGCTGACGTGCTATCAGCCCTGCGGCTCCGTAACGGTTACCGCTTCAAACGCCGCGAAGGGGCTCTCCAGCGACGCGCTGCGGTCTGCCCTGACCGGTATCATTATTACGGTGCCGGGCCTGAGCCTCTTCGGGTTTAGGTTTTCGTTAAGGTGCATTATGGGTTTTATCTCGGTCCCGTACCTGGCGGCTATCCTGCCGAGCGTGTCCCCGCGCTTTATCTTGTGCTGCACGAAAGAAACCCTTTTCGCGGGCGGGACCTTCTTCATGTTCTCTACGAACATCTCCGCCGTGCCCGCAGGTATTTTAACCTGGTAGCCGGGATAATCGGGCGGGGTGAACCAGCGCAGGAGCTCGGGGTTGAGCTTCCTTATCTCCTCGACGGTCGTGCCGGCGGCGGCGGCGATTACACGGAGGTCGGTCGCCTGCTTAACCGGGACCTTGTCATAACGGAGCCCTTCGTTGAAGACGACGGGGCTGAAGCCGTATTGCTCCGGGTCCTTCGCTATGGTGAGGGCGGCAAGGTACTTGGGCACGTATTCCCGCGTCTCCCGGTGGAGGACCTTTTTCTTGCTGGCGAGCTCCCAGAAGTCCTCGGTGCCCTGCTTCTTTATGGCCCTGGCGACCCGTCCTTCCCCGGCGTTATAGCCCGCAGCCGCAAGGTACCACGAGCCGAACATCCCGTATAGGTTCTTAAGGTAGCTGGCGGCAGCGTACGTGGCCTTTTCGGGGTCCATCCTCTCGTCTATCCACCAGTCCACCCTGAGGCCGTACCTGACGGCCGTGCCTTTTATGAACTGCCACATGCCTACGGCGTTCGCGTGGGACCTTACGGTCGGGTTTAGCCCGCTTTCTATCAAGGCTATGTAGGAAAGGTC encodes the following:
- a CDS encoding transglycosylase SLT domain-containing protein, giving the protein MKPTLLAAALSLTLFAAPSWASTTDAGWPAVAEGGSQLASLVQDSSGRLSTEGLGAPAGQVPFQNITTLRYAYALYLCDANSDTGVMHFDYTGSAPAVNAPSCQAAGQVASGHALPPFLVAEASIEEAVEAEEVPGLPEIPIVVNKNVESFIRYFQTNGRKHFEKWLVRSADYMHMLQAILRENGLPEDLSYIALIESGLNPTVRSHANAVGMWQFIKGTAVRYGLRVDWWIDERMDPEKATYAAASYLKNLYGMFGSWYLAAAGYNAGEGRVARAIKKQGTEDFWELASKKKVLHRETREYVPKYLAALTIAKDPEQYGFSPVVFNEGLRYDKVPVKQATDLRVIAAAAGTTVEEIRKLNPELLRWFTPPDYPGYQVKIPAGTAEMFVENMKKVPPAKRVSFVQHKIKRGDTLGRIAARYGTEIKPIMHLNENLNPKRLRPGTVIMIPVRADRSASLESPFAAFEAVTVTEPQG
- a CDS encoding NUDIX hydrolase, with translation MREMSAGIIIKDKKVLLVHNVKHGLRVEPPGGKKLSDEGWEESVTREIREELGAEVRVTGLFGEYRTHSPEGDFIVRMYFCEIVSGVPRIMEPEKIPSFGWYSLEDLKRLSSEGTLVPNMRLALDDFEGLLSGK
- the thiE gene encoding thiamine phosphate synthase, with the protein product MKNSHPTFISGLYAIVDSAYVSLERAGECADELASGGARIVQLRAKGETSGAMLRAALEMRKALAGRAIFIVNDRIDIALMASAEGVHLGQDDIPLKDARRLLPSSVIGVSTHNREEAKKAEAGGADYISFGPIFPTRTKTDADTPKGLSGLKEVSASVHIPVVAIGGITGETIVSVLESGACSAALISDILLAPSIKAKAASISALISRARNHG
- the mtnA gene encoding S-methyl-5-thioribose-1-phosphate isomerase; the encoded protein is MFKTVEWKDNSVVMIDQRLLPEKEVYRRYRSHKDVAGAIKDMVVRGAPAIGVAAAMGAALGALGIKAGGMKAFRKEFDKATGLIASARPTAVNLFWAIERMRGVVESSPGLDVPALKKRLVKEALTMHREDIEINRLIGKHGGRLLKSGSAVLTHCNAGALATAGYGTALGVIRGAIEQKKKIKVYADETRPFLQGARLTAWELKKDGIDVTLITDNMAGYMMQKGLIGSVVVGADRIAANGDVANKIGTYTVAVLAREHGIPFYVAAPLSTIDLKTPHGDLIPIEERDPSEVTHIQKRRIAPKGVGVRNPAFDVTPARLVTGIITEKGVVRAPYKKGLKALFK
- a CDS encoding molybdopterin molybdotransferase MoeA — translated: MISVREALETILREIRPLGVESVPVEEALGRVLGEDIKARGGNPPWDNSAMDGYALRAADTSGASPEKPVRLKVLYDLPAGQTPGEPVAGGSAVRIMTGAPVPQGADSVIMVERTEPGEGYVLVKAQARPGDNIRRQGEDFKAGETVIGRGALIRPSEVSMLATVGVPFVFVHKRPRVAVISTGDELSDIFEAPGFGKITNSNGYALSALVKAAGAAPVQLGIARDTRESLRERLEAAMSSDCIVSSGGVSVGDYDFVKDVLKEMGSSMIFWKVAMKPGKPLAFGVIGGKPAFGLPGNPVSSMVAFEQFVRPSLLKMSGRKDLFRRAIKARITKDLKIKPGRMNFIRAELFLEEKGFAATPLDGQGSGMISTMVRANSFIIVPEGGEGFRAGETVQVQPFDETVLGSAVPAF
- a CDS encoding sigma-54 dependent transcriptional regulator codes for the protein MSAERVLVADDDESVLWVLERFLREKGLDVVRASDGGEAWKILSGQEVSLALLDINMPGKDGLKLLTEAREAGLGASFIIMTAEPSMKNTLEAMKLGAFDYITKPFDLAEVELTVERAIENSRLKEKVSTLKERLLQKLSDETVFIGKSKAVEEVFKKAGKVAARDVTVLVLGESGTGKELLARLIHVNSPRAEGPFVAVNTAAVPRDLMESELFGFEKGAFTGAVESKKGKFELADKGTLFLDEVGDMSPDLQARLLRVIQEREFYRVGGREPVRVDVRIIAATNQDLEKAVAGGGFREDLLFRLNGITLTLPPLRDRRGDVAVLSQHFLEKFSREFNCGPRSFDGSALEALEAYQWPGNVRELENTVRRAVLMSRSVSIKDEDLALPEKRARREESIEDMIAARLRPIIDKTDHRSRQELYSFIMPYMERPLIKLVLEKTRGNQVQAAEMLGINRNTLRKKIRELDISMGKLKG
- a CDS encoding ATP-binding protein, whose product is MTTHPSQLSLEDILESLAEGVIAVGPDMEVCVFNQSAEKMTELSRSFVLGKPLDACLKRNPRIAEMLRETLAKGRIFAEYEEKLWRRITGDALPVSVTTSLVFDPEGGLRGAVALLKDLSGIKPLETSALRKERLAYIGAFAANLAHEIRNPLSGIRGAAQLLSRKAPDKGLNEYMEVIIKEADRLNGILNEMLDFARPARLVKKPVNIHQVLDSVVLLLGEGAGRCAFVKSYDPSIPEVAGDEGQLKQVFLNLVKNAIEAVSESGIVSVSTRAITEFHMGEGGTGRMVSVEVRDTGCGIKPEDLENVFTPFFSTKPRGSGLGMAITLKIIKEHGGHLKIASEQGEGTSVLVYLPVEDRGAG